The Plasmodium knowlesi strain H genome assembly, chromosome: 4 genome window below encodes:
- a CDS encoding pseudouridine synthase, putative yields MINGRIGMLFLKRRFSQASKSTLDLKKSVLYQDDDYLVVNKAYGVSTFGRAPQKESIIKSLEELNLEGHESANVLYKLHNHVGGCLLICKNKFIKNHTYGNTFLALVYGQVENAQNVKVKLGLKYLPNSGIMIPSNDQNHLRDLKSIKYDVISNTISYETHKFSLLKIHTAAKDAKFIKPLVFYSLYTCIVGDNEYVGGWRKLIKNGFFAYRDVGGQVERANRLLLKKLPHMGKNNELMLHLHCLTVTFQSACSRVVSVSSPLPRHMRETLNFLGAPSLSQTIEMQVNAANEYSQRVGKKLSSDTHTQGMNVPDDSLSQNAKHFNNDQDEGALFYDVMQDEGRMERENEELLSAIYKQKEGNAGGEGKKGKSRYRRGVLAKDMHKLTPSDAPIFFSDTQ; encoded by the exons atg ATTAACGGTAGAATTGGAATGCTTTTCCTCAAGAGGAGGTTTTCGCAAGCGAGCAAGTCTACCTTGGACTTGAAGAAGTC AGTGCTCTACCAGGATGATGACTACCTCGTGGTGAACAAGGCATACGGAGTGTCCACCTTCGGACGAGCCCCCCAAAAGGAGAGTATAATCAAAAGCCTAGAGGAGCTAAACCTAGAGGGGCACGAAAGCGCAAACGTTCTGTACAAGCTACACAACCATGTCGGGGGGTGTCTACtgatttgtaaaaataaattcataaaaaatcACACCTATGGAAATACATTCCTAGCGTTAGTCTATGGTCAGGTGGAAAACGcacaaaatgtaaaagttAAGTTAGGGCTAAAATATTTGCCGAATTCAGGTATTATGATACCCTCAAATGATCAGAACCATTTGAGAGACTTGAAGTCGATTAAGTATGATGTGATCAGTAACACCATTTCGTATGAAACCCATAAGTTTAGTCTGTTGAAAATTCATACAGCGGCAAAGGACGCAAAGTTCATAAAGCCACTGgtattttattctttgtaCACATGCATTGTGGGCGATAATGAGTACGTTGGAGGTTGGAGAaagttgataaaaaatgggttcttCGCTTACCGTGATGTGGGTGGTCAGGTAGAGAGAGCCAACCGGTTGTTATTGAAGAAGCTACCCCatatgggaaaaaacaacGAACTGATGCTTCACCTGCATTGCTTGACTGTAACCTTCCAATCCGCATGCAGTCGAGTCGTATCCGTGTCATCTCCACTGCCCCGACATATGCGAGAGACGCTGAACTTCTTAGGTGCACCCTCACTAAGTCAGACCATAGAGATGCAGGTGAACGCCGCAAATGAATACTCCCAAAGGGTAGGTAAAAAACTCAGTTCCGATACGCACACACAGGGAATGAACGTTCCGGATGACAGCCTCTCACAAAATGCAAAACATTTTAACAACGACCAAGATGAAGGCGCTCTGTTCTACGATGTGATGCAGgatgaaggaagaatggaacgagaaaatgaagaactatTAAGTGCCATATATAAGCAAAAAGAGGGTAACGCCGgaggggaggggaagaaggggaagtcCAGATACAGGCGGGGCGTGTTAGCCAAGGACATGCACAAGTTGACTCCCTCCGACGCCCCTATCTTTTTCTCAGACACGCAGTGA